Proteins encoded within one genomic window of Marinobacter halotolerans:
- a CDS encoding PaaI family thioesterase yields the protein MTNPEILKYTQETGDFSRMLESIPYARFIGLECDRFGDDLIFRLPRKKQNLGNPILPAIHGGVIGGFMELSAVIYLMMAQETLRMPRIVDFSLDYLRAGLDRETFAECQLTRQGNRVANVMITAWQKSRSQPIATARAHFLLED from the coding sequence ATGACGAATCCTGAGATCCTCAAGTACACCCAGGAAACCGGTGATTTCTCCCGCATGCTGGAAAGCATTCCCTACGCCCGGTTTATTGGCCTGGAATGCGACCGCTTTGGTGACGACCTGATCTTTCGTTTGCCCCGCAAAAAACAGAACCTGGGCAACCCCATACTCCCGGCGATTCACGGCGGGGTAATCGGTGGTTTTATGGAGCTTTCGGCGGTTATTTACCTGATGATGGCCCAGGAGACTCTGCGCATGCCAAGAATCGTGGATTTCTCCCTGGATTACCTGCGCGCCGGGCTGGACCGCGAGACCTTTGCCGAATGCCAGTTGACCCGGCAGGGTAATCGGGTTGCCAATGTGATGATCACCGCATGGCAAAAATCCCGCTCCCAACCGATTGCTACTGCCAGGGCTCACTTCCTTTTGGAAGACTGA
- a CDS encoding PaaI family thioesterase: MNDSLRMDRVRRFIGTLNQACELGLAVESAREGELILRLPYSDFIVGNPDTGVIHGGAITTLMDTASGSVIMCALNDFELCPTLDLRVDYMRPAEPHRPVFARAETYKITRNIIFTRCEAYQDTGETIANCVGTFMRIGKDATPKAYRDLITGAEDDES; this comes from the coding sequence ATGAACGACTCTTTGCGAATGGACCGGGTACGCCGGTTTATCGGAACACTGAACCAGGCCTGTGAGCTTGGCCTGGCGGTTGAATCTGCCCGTGAGGGCGAGCTGATCCTCCGGCTGCCGTACAGCGATTTCATTGTGGGTAACCCCGACACCGGTGTGATTCACGGCGGCGCCATCACCACCCTGATGGACACGGCCTCCGGCTCGGTCATCATGTGCGCGCTGAACGATTTCGAGCTGTGCCCCACGCTGGACCTGCGGGTCGACTACATGCGCCCGGCGGAACCTCATCGACCGGTGTTCGCACGGGCCGAAACCTACAAAATCACCCGAAACATCATCTTTACCCGCTGCGAGGCTTATCAGGACACGGGCGAAACCATTGCCAACTGCGTCGGCACCTTTATGCGCATCGGGAAGGATGCCACCCCCAAGGCCTACCGGGACCTGATCACAGGAGCCGAAGATGACGAATCCTGA
- a CDS encoding DUF599 domain-containing protein: MGIYLELAALVWFLICWLGYSLYSQHAADKRPCLSNTLDLYRTDWMRVMLSRENRISDASVVGNLERNGAFFASSCLLILAGIITALGYTQQVMEVFSTMPFGTLPSRPVFEMRMILLMVIFIYAFFKFTWSMRTYNFLAVLIGAAPLAGDTKTSPAARDAFARSAATVCNQAGDAFNLGLRSYYYALAVVAWFIHPVAFIGASTLIVIILYRREFRSDALVALRAGKVFEDPVARADTEKGKASD; this comes from the coding sequence ATGGGTATTTATCTCGAACTGGCCGCTCTGGTCTGGTTCTTAATCTGCTGGCTTGGCTACAGTCTCTACTCCCAACACGCAGCGGATAAACGCCCTTGCCTGTCCAACACACTGGACCTCTACCGGACAGACTGGATGAGAGTGATGTTGTCCCGTGAAAACCGCATATCCGATGCGTCCGTGGTTGGTAACCTGGAACGCAATGGCGCCTTCTTTGCGTCAAGCTGCCTACTGATTCTGGCCGGTATCATTACCGCCCTGGGCTATACCCAGCAGGTGATGGAAGTGTTCAGCACCATGCCATTTGGTACTTTGCCGTCGCGTCCTGTGTTTGAAATGCGGATGATCCTGTTGATGGTTATCTTCATCTACGCGTTTTTCAAATTTACCTGGTCCATGCGTACGTACAACTTCCTGGCTGTGCTGATCGGCGCAGCGCCGCTGGCGGGCGACACCAAAACCAGCCCTGCCGCCCGGGATGCTTTTGCACGCAGCGCCGCCACCGTATGCAACCAAGCCGGCGATGCCTTTAACCTCGGCCTGCGCTCCTACTACTATGCGCTGGCCGTTGTGGCGTGGTTCATACACCCGGTGGCGTTTATCGGGGCGTCGACGTTGATTGTCATCATTCTGTACCGCCGCGAATTCCGCTCCGATGCACTGGTGGCCCTGCGTGCCGGTAAAGTATTTGAAGATCCGGTGGCCAGAGCCGATACGGAAAAGGGAAAAGCTTCTGACTGA
- a CDS encoding M48 family metalloprotease has product MPRRYKTFIAAIVSAFALAGCSVNPVTGEKQLSLIPESQALAIGEEQYEPTQQTQGGRFYLDPELNLYVKEVGMKLARVSDQPDLPYEFVVLNSGVPNAWALPGGKIAINRGLLTEFDNEAQLAAVLGHEIVHAAAMHGHQRMQQSTLISLGVAGLGYAISDNEWSSLIMGGAAMGAQLALAQYSQGDELEADRYGIRYMKEAGYDPQAAVELQKIFVRLSEGNNPGFVQGLFATHPPSTKRVQENQELVNKIGAGGYIGRETYQKKLSYLRSVQPAYEAFDRAREFAGNDQLDKAMTEINEAIRIEPEEAAFYAFRGKIYRARKQLEQAAADFNKATSLYPEMFSYQLNQGLNALALNNLSKARESLNRANEVVPTSIAFLRLGDIAVRQGRREDAINYYSTAANASGEVAAEAKKKLAQLTAN; this is encoded by the coding sequence ATGCCCAGACGCTATAAAACCTTTATCGCCGCAATCGTGTCAGCTTTTGCACTGGCGGGCTGCTCGGTAAACCCGGTCACCGGCGAAAAGCAGTTGTCGCTGATACCTGAAAGCCAGGCGCTGGCCATCGGAGAGGAGCAGTACGAGCCAACGCAACAGACTCAGGGCGGCCGTTTTTATCTGGACCCGGAGCTCAACCTTTACGTAAAGGAGGTAGGCATGAAGCTGGCCCGGGTGAGCGACCAGCCCGACCTGCCCTACGAGTTTGTGGTACTGAACAGCGGCGTACCCAATGCCTGGGCCCTGCCCGGTGGAAAAATCGCAATCAATCGAGGACTGTTGACGGAATTCGACAACGAAGCACAGCTGGCGGCGGTTCTGGGGCACGAAATTGTTCATGCCGCCGCCATGCACGGGCATCAGCGCATGCAGCAAAGCACTCTCATCAGTCTGGGGGTTGCGGGGTTGGGCTACGCCATTTCCGACAATGAATGGTCCAGTCTGATCATGGGCGGCGCTGCGATGGGCGCTCAACTGGCGCTGGCCCAGTATAGCCAGGGCGACGAACTGGAAGCAGACCGCTACGGCATCCGTTACATGAAAGAAGCAGGCTACGATCCCCAGGCCGCCGTTGAGCTGCAAAAGATTTTCGTGCGCCTGTCCGAAGGGAACAATCCCGGTTTTGTGCAAGGGCTATTCGCCACGCACCCGCCGTCAACCAAGCGGGTGCAGGAGAATCAGGAACTGGTCAACAAGATCGGAGCCGGTGGCTATATTGGCCGGGAAACCTACCAGAAAAAACTCTCCTATCTGCGAAGCGTGCAGCCTGCCTATGAAGCCTTTGACCGGGCCCGGGAATTCGCGGGCAATGATCAGCTCGACAAGGCCATGACCGAAATCAACGAAGCCATCCGCATCGAGCCGGAAGAAGCGGCCTTCTACGCCTTCAGAGGCAAGATTTACCGGGCCCGGAAACAGCTTGAACAGGCGGCCGCAGATTTCAACAAGGCCACCTCTCTCTACCCGGAAATGTTTTCGTATCAGCTCAATCAGGGCCTGAACGCTCTGGCACTGAACAACCTTTCGAAGGCCCGGGAGAGCCTGAACCGCGCCAATGAAGTTGTACCGACTTCCATCGCGTTTCTCCGTCTTGGTGACATTGCCGTGAGACAGGGCCGCCGGGAGGATGCTATCAACTATTACAGCACCGCGGCCAACGCCAGCGGCGAGGTTGCCGCCGAGGCGAAAAAGAAACTTGCACAGCTGACAGCAAACTAG